Genomic DNA from Oncorhynchus tshawytscha isolate Ot180627B linkage group LG04, Otsh_v2.0, whole genome shotgun sequence:
ATTAAAAGAGCTATCATAAAGGAAGACATATGAGGCAGGACAGGGCAGAGTGTGAGTGGGCCTGTCACACAGGGACAACACATTCCCCCAGGCTCACTCACACTGCAGCGCCAGAGCTACATTCTGCACAGCACTCAGTCTGCCCACCCAGAGCTCAGCTCACTTCACAGATAGACTGGAGGGATGTGTTGAACAAGGTCATGTACTCAGAGGAACAGCCTCTTTTAGGTGGAGTACCCATGtttaactgcacacacacacacatcttccacCACTGCCCACAGCCTAGTGCTAGAAACATGAACACCAGTGTACTGCTGTTAGAGGTGCCTGGGGCTCTGAGTCAGAGAGAgtaggaaagagtgagagaaagagagtaggagagagagagagtaggagagagagagagtaggagagagagagagtaggagagagagagtaggagagagagagagagagagagtaggagagagagagtaggagagagagagcgagtaggagagagagagagtaggagagagagagcgagtaggagagagagagagagagaataggagagagagagagtagggagagagagagagtaggagagagagagattagagagagagagagattaggagagagagagaggagaaagagagagagagagagagagagagagagagagagagagagagagagagagagagagagagagagagagagggagagagagagagagtaggaaagagagagagagaaggaaagagagagagagagggagaaagagtaggagagagagagatgtgacttttGATGCTCTTCATTAGAACATCTCCACTTACTAAAATaatattaacacacacacccttgtgaAAACCTAGAGGCAGATAGAGTTTGATCTCCTGTAGAGTAGAACATTTCAAATATTGTCTGAACAGGTTAGtaccacaggcctccagttctatGTGAGTGTTCTGTAGGGTATTTGTGgattgaaggagagagaaagaaagtaaaAGAGCACTTTGTCACAGGCTGCTAGTTTTGTAATAATGTATTTGTGGAGATAAAGGCTGtgtgagaaagacagagcgacagacagaacgacagagcgacagacagacagctcctaCCTCCTTCAGACTGATGTTGCCTGTGTAGATGATATTGGAGCCATCTCTCCTAAAGTGGGCGTGTCCTTTGTCTCTGAGCACAAAGGCGATGTCTGCAGGAATGTTCTCTGGTGTCTCGTCCCCCTCCTTAGGGAAGGTGATCTTGGTgccctccttccatcccctcttTATCACGATGTTCAGGATCTTGTCCTCCGTACAGCTGCTCCTGCCATCAGGGTTCAACCTCCTCCTGGTGATCTTCATCCGCTTGGTGCAACCATGGAAGATCTCCTCCAGAGACACCTTCAGCTCGTGGACGACCGGGGGGTCCTGCTGCCTCCTGGACCCCCCCAAACGCTCCGACTgcacccccctcctcctgcccccGCCATGGCCAGGGAAGCCGTTGACCCCCCCGGGGAAGCCGAAGTGTGTGAAAGAGGCGAAGGGGTCTTCCTCATCCAAGTCTGTTTCCATGTCATGGTCGTTGGGGACCTTGGAGTGGACGCCGTTGGAGCGGTTGTGGTGGTTGCGGTGCGGTCCGAAGAACATATCGAAGGGGTTGGACCCGCCGAAAAAGGAGGCGAAGGTGGCATGGGGGTCCCCATGGAAGGTGTAGTGGTACGACCCACCAGGAACCCCAGACTGACCACTACTGCCCCCCGCCTTCAGACCTgaccgagagggagagagagagagaaggctgtgagtacacacactcacatacataccTGTAGCCTAATTCCCCTTccgtagagaaaggagagagttaAATCGTTTTAGAGATTTGTTTACAGCAGGTAGGAGGGAGTTTGAGGAGTGGAGGCCCTGGAGGCATGAGTAGCAGTCAGAGCGAACTCATGTGGGTGAGAGAGTTCCCACAGGATCCGGTGAGGGGGGTCTAGCAAGAGCCTTGCTGCTACAGAAACAGAGAAGACTACCcactgctaaacacacacacacatacacaccacctcACTGCTATTCTTATCTCTGCCTCCGCATGGATTCAGGCCTATCTGAGAGACGCAAACACACTGTGGAAAGACCTGGTCAGACAGAAGAGAACACACAGTCAGACTGTCAGTGGGTAGAGGTGGAAGGGTGAGGTAGGGGGGATAGCTAAATAAAGAAAGGAGTCTgctcagtgttctctctctctctcacacacacacacacacacacacacacacacatacacacacacacacacacacacacacacacacacacacacacacacacacacacacacacacacacacacacacacacacacacacacacacacacacacacacacataacgatAAATTACTTCATGACAATTATATAATCACACCGACAACACTCTCAGAATGCTGagcaccctctctttctcttaccctcctctcctagctgGTCATAGATGACCCTCTTCTTGGGGTCACTCAGAACTTCGTAGGCCTCAGCGATCTCtttgaacttgtcctctgcattTGCGTCTGTGTTCTTGTCTGGGTGGAACCTCAGTGCCATGCGGCGATATGCCTTCTTGATCTCCTCCTCGTTAGAACCCTTAGGGATACCCAGCGTCTTATAGTAGTCCTTCCCCATGGCAACGACCTTTCTGtgacccccaacacacaccctgGCACtctggaggtagagggagagaaaggttaCTGGGTTAGGCATACTCCTGGGCCTGAAAAAAACGGATCCACACAGCCTGGCTCTCtggtgaggcacacacacacacacacacacacacacacacacacacacacacacacacacacacacacacacacacacacacacacacacacacacacacgtattctaAACACACATGTGAGTATTCTAATGAATCTTGAAGTCTTTACTCCATCACAGATGATGTGTGGAACTTGCTATGGTAATGAGGTAAGGTGTTGCCATGGCAGTGTAGTAAAAGCTCAAAGTTAGTGAATGTGAGGAACTCCCTACCATCTGACACCTCACtatctgctacacacacacacacacacacacacacacacacacacacatgctatcaGTAGTCTTATAAAACCGCAGTCCTGTTAGCCTAAATATGACACTATGCGTCTGTCACTGTAGGCTACAGTCTGCCCTGCGAGCTATTTTATAGCTGGATAAACTACAACAGATGGTAGGCTATTTATATGGCCTATGTATGGTTGTTATTTAGGTTTTCCTGCAAATATCTTCATCACTGTGAATCTCTACGGTAGAAAATGAGACAAAGAAACAGCACCTGTCATCCATTATAGAGCCGATCTGCGCCGCACCGAATTTCGCTGTCGTTGTTCCGCCAGGTAGGCTAATTGTAGACTATTACCGGCAAATATGTCAAGAGACAACAACGCCTCTCAGTGTGAGAATCGAACCTATCGATTGACCAATGCAGAAACCGGAGTGGTGCAACACCAGCTATTCCACAGGCTTCAATGACAGCGGTGGAAACTGACAGTGAGCGGTGCGGAGAGAACACATAAGAATAGAAGGATGAAATTAAACGTTTCCTACCCGTTATAATTTTCAGTAGAAAAATCGGCAGATCAGATGAACATATCcccgtccctctcttctctcccgccCTGGTATCCCTCTCGGGTCTTTATTGTGTGACGTCAGAGTTCAACTGCTCACCGGTTCCGAAATAGTTGGTGACAGAACAACGCTCTGACGTCAATTAGGCGAATAAAACCAAAACCCATGCCATTCAATCAGTGACTCAAAATCACATAGTTATGCGGTGTGGTTCTGTTTAAATTAAATAGACCTTCAACACTTATTTCCACTTACGATGTTAAACGTCTGAGGAGAAATACAGCGTAGGCCCACAGCAACAACCCAATTCCTGTCCTGGCCATAAGCTGAAATAGCCTAGGCCATATCTACTTCGAGTTAGTCTAGTAAATTAGTCCGTAGCCGGTGTGTTTTCGTAGCGTCTTACCGTATGCTAGTGACTGTCTCTGGACTTCACCAACTGTCCCTCGCCGCTCCTCCGCACGACAGCTGATTTGCGGGTCGAACTCTGCCAGTTCAACGCGCAGCGCGCTTTGTTCCAATCCACTCCGAGCGGATGGGAAAATACAGCCTGACTGTCTAGATCATTTGTTGCGCTGATTGAAGCGTTTATCAAATTAACTTCACCCGAGTCAATTTATCCAATCCATTTAATCATTGATCCACTAAGTGAGATGTTGGTTTACTTGACTTCCATTCCTGGGAGGAGATAAACAGTCTGAAGTTTAGGATTAGTCTACATCATGGCTCTGCTTCACTCTGAGAGAGCTGGGATTCTACTCTAAAAGAAAACAGAGACATATTAggagtctgtctgactgtctgtctgtctgactgtctgtctgtgtgagagagagagtgtgatagcAGAGCCCTAGGCAGATTTACCCAATGCCCGTGGATGGTACTCCAGGCTGAggcggtgtgtgtttgtgtgtatgcccGTGGATGGTACTCCAGGCTGAGCTGTGATATAAACAGAGTTGGTACATGTGATCACTGGCAGTCAGGGACTAGAACCTTCCCGCACACgcgcacgcaggcaggcaggcagacagacagagaagcctGAGGAATgagtcagtctctctcactcagcACAGAGACCAGGGGTACATTTCAATAGTCTTAAGTGGCTGCCTCTCCTTGTGTCCTTTCCTTAATTGACAAATCTTACATAAATCTTACGTCACTTCCATTCATCCAATGTTGTCAGTTCAGtagaaataaagaggagaggcCATTTTAGACTGCTGAGACGCAGCCTGTGTCTCCTTCCCAATATTCTGCtctatacatactgtatttatatCTGTCCACATGTCtaccccttctcctcttcctttcccctctTTCAAGAGGATGTGTTATGTCATCAGAGAGTTATGCTGTAAGAATCTTTTCTGTGACATTTTTACTGTTAAGGACGTTAACTGACATTAACTGCCTGCTCAGTACAGCACAATTAAAAAAGGAGTTGATTATAGATTTCATTCCTACATTATGCAATTTCCAAGAAAATGCACTCTGTTCAGAAGCCTGTAAGCAGTAAATGTACCTCCAAGAGACATAAGAGAGCGCAGAACCATTAGGGTGTGGGGGAGGATTGAAGAggtggagataggtgggatgggtggagaggtagagatgcaGGCATGTCACTcaaggtagacagagagggaaggggatagATGGAGGCTAAGGGGgaattgtagagagagagagagagagagcgagagagagcgagagagagagagacagagcggcagaatacctaaccactgtgactgacccaaaattaaggaaagctttgactatgtacagactcagtgagcatagctttgctattgagaaaggccgccgtaggcagacatggctctcaagagaagacaggctatgtgctcactgcccacaaaatgaggtggaaactgagctgcacttcctaacctcctgcccaatgaatgaccatattagagagacatatttccctcagattacacagatccacaaagaattcgaaaacaaatccaattttgaaaagggcaaccagtgatgaacaaacaccattgtaaatagaacccatatttatgcttatttattttatcttgtgtcctttaactatttgtacattgttaaaacactgtatatatatatataatatgacatttgtaatgtctttattgttttgaacttctgtatgtgtaatgtttactgttaatttttgattgtttatttcactttatatattatctacctcacttgctctggcaatgttaacacatgtttcccatgccaataaagcccttgaattgaattgaattgacagagagagagagagagagacagacagacagagagacagagagaaagtagaggaagagagcgagaaagtTGGCCCAGGTTTAGTCTGGCTATAGCTTGAGTCATCCCTTTCTCTTCAGTAGTGAGGAGGTGTGAAAGAAACGAGTGACTTAGTGGAGAAGAGCAGCTCTCGTGGGAGGAGTCTGTCTGATAAACCGTGCACATGCACGcagcatgtacagtgccttcggaaagtattcagaccccttgactttttccacattttgttacgttacagcctcattctaaaatggattgaattgttgtttttttctcacgtcaatctacacacaataccccaaaatcacaaagcaaaaacaggtttttagaaatgtttgctaatttattaaaaattaaaaactgaaatatcacatttacataagtatacagacccttcactcagtactttgttgaagcacctttggcagcgattaaagcctcgagtcttcttgggtatgaagctacaagcttggcacacctgtatttagggagtttctcccatttttctctgcagatcctctcaagctctgtcaggttggatggggagtgttgctgcatagctttttttcaggtctctccagagattttcgatcgggttcaagtccgggctctggctgggttgtcccgaagccactcctgcattgtcttggctttgtgcttagggtcgttgtcctgttggaaggtgaaccttcgcccccagtctgaggtcctgagtgctctggagcaggttttcatccaggatctcgctgtactttgctctgttaattttTCCCTCGATCTtcacaagtctcccagtccctgctgctgaaaaacatccccacagcaagttgctgccaccaccaagagatagtgccagatttcctccagatgtgatgcttggcattcaggccaaagagaatcttgtttctcatgtcaaatcaattgaatttaccacaggtggactccaatcaagttgtagcaacatctcaaggatgatcaatggaaacaggaggaacctgacctcaattttgagtctcatagcaaagggtctgaatattgaaggtaaataaataaggtatttctgttttaaatgtgcaaacatttctaaaaacctgttttcactttgtcattatggagtattgtgtataaaaaatatgtaatacattttagaataaggctgtaacgtaacaaaatgtggaaaaagtcaaagggtctgaatagtttctgaaggcactgtacactggTGTCAGGTGTAAGGGcacataccatacagtacagttTTTTTTCTGTTGACATTTCCTGAGCCATCCCCTGTGGCAAgctgggtttggccggtagggatatccttgtctcatcgcgcaccagagactcctgtggcgtgccgggcgcagtgcacgctaaccaaggttgccaggtgcatggtgcttcctctgacacattggtgcggctggcttccaggttggatgcgcactgtgttaagaagcagtgtggcttggttgggttgtgtatcggaggacgcatgccGTCAACCTTCGTctttcccgagcccgtacgggatttgtagcgatgagacaaggtagtagctactaaaacaattggataccacaaaattggggagaaaaagctgtaaaaatgtaaataaaaattaaaataaaataaaaagtgagtGTGAGTGCAATAGGGTAATTTGCATTGATTTAATTGAATAAACATGATTAATCCTATAAAGGGATTAACACACTGGATAACATTTATGTGAGTGTAATATTTCGGTGATTGTACACAGGAAGGCTCTAGacactacatgtactgactgctGACCCAATGTTCGTTTCCATGACAACAGAAGGAGCTGCCAACAGCGGAGCCCTCTgagtgctctctgtctgtctcagcctagtcctctgtctgtctcagcctggtcCTCTCTCATCCTGGTCCTTTGTCTATCTCATTCTGGTCcgctgtctgtctcagcctggtcTCTGTCTCAGCCTGGTCCTGCGTGTGTGAGGGTGGTGAGCGTGTGTCCCAGCAGAACGGGTAACAGAACCTGTCACAAAGTCTCACACATAGATCTACTAGCAACCAATTCCATGAGCAACAGCACTTAAGAAGAGCTCCTCCTTAAATTGCACATGTTTGTAAAAAATGTGTATTATATGTTTACAGTTGAATTGTGCtgtggacaccatatgtgaactgattgccccccatctatcttcagagttcgtgctgctaggcgacctaaactggaacacgcttaacaccccagccatcctaccatctaaacttgatgccctcaatctcacacaaattatcaatgaacctaccaggtacctccccaaagccttaaacacgggcaccctcatagatatcatcctaaccaacttcccctctaaatacacctgtcttcaaccaagatctcagcgatcactgcctcattgcctgcatctgtaatgggtcagcggtcaaacgacctccactcatcactgtaaaacgctccctgaaacacttctgcgagcaggcctttctaatcgacctggccggggtatcctggaaggatattgatctcatcccgtcagtagaggatgcctggatatttaaaaaaaatgccttcctaaccatcttaaataaacatgccccattcaagaaatttagaaccaggaacagatatagcccttggttctccccagacctgactgcccttaaccaacacaaaaacatcctatggcgttctgcattagcatcgaacagccccgtgatatgcagctgttcagggaagctagaaaccattatacacaggcagttagaaaagccaaggctagctttttcaagcagaaatttgcttcctgcaacactaactcaaaaagttctgggacactgtaaagtccatggagaataagaacacctcctcccagctgcccactgcactgaagataggaaacactgtcaccactgataaatccaccataattgagaatttcaataagcatttttctacggctggccatgctttccacctggctactcctaccccggtcaacagcactgcacccccaacagcaactcgcccaagccttccccatttctccttctcccaaatccattcagctgatgttctgaaagagctgcaaaatctggacccctacaaatcagccggctagacaatctggaccctttctttctaaaattatctgccgaaattgttgccacccctattactagcctgttcaacctttcgttcgtgtcgtctgagattcccaaagattggaaagcagctgcggtcatccccctcttcaaagggggggacactcttgacccaaactgctacagacctatatctatcctaccgtgcctttctaaggtcttcgaaagcc
This window encodes:
- the LOC112248563 gene encoding dnaJ homolog subfamily B member 5-like; the encoded protein is MGKDYYKTLGIPKGSNEEEIKKAYRRMALRFHPDKNTDANAEDKFKEIAEAYEVLSDPKKRVIYDQLGEEGLKAGGSSGQSGVPGGSYHYTFHGDPHATFASFFGGSNPFDMFFGPHRNHHNRSNGVHSKVPNDHDMETDLDEEDPFASFTHFGFPGGVNGFPGHGGGRRRGVQSERLGGSRRQQDPPVVHELKVSLEEIFHGCTKRMKITRRRLNPDGRSSCTEDKILNIVIKRGWKEGTKITFPKEGDETPENIPADIAFVLRDKGHAHFRRDGSNIIYTGNISLKEALCGCTVNIPTLDNRVIPLSCHEVIKPGTVKRLRGEGLPLPKSPTQRGDLIVEFTVRFPDRIPPQSREIIRQHLPQS